The genomic window TACAGCTGAAACAGATTGTTCGCTATATCGCCACCTTTTTCAAAATCTATACTGGTTTGCAGAGCATAGATAATCGACAACGACCTTGCGAAATGCTTTGATTTTACCTCCAGCTCTCCGCCAGCCTTCAAATCAGCATTCTTCGCGAATAAATTCATTGATTTGATCAGCTCATTAAACATGGTGAGAATAATGAGATGCGGGTCGTCTGTCTCCTGGATGGCCTGCTTTTCGGCTTCTTGATAGGCTTGTGTAATCTTACCGTAATTCATAATTCCACCTTCGGGACCAAAACTTGAATTCAGACACTGACGTTGCTACACTTTAGTTATGACGCTACCCATGGTTCACGACACACCGATTACACGGCTGACACGGTCAATCGACTCTCAGCCCCATAACGTGTCGCCACAGGCAACC from SAR116 cluster alpha proteobacterium HIMB100 includes these protein-coding regions:
- a CDS encoding flagellin-specific chaperone FliS (PFAM: Flagellar protein FliS~TIGRFAM: flagellar biosynthetic protein FliS) encodes the protein MNYGKITQAYQEAEKQAIQETDDPHLIILTMFNELIKSMNLFAKNADLKAGGELEVKSKHFARSLSIIYALQTSIDFEKGGDIANNLFQLYEFARQQLLADLKAGKAKGTNDAIKFIAEIRDSWEEMGKQNVGHG